The Dyadobacter sandarakinus DNA window AAATGCCGGCAGGGTTTCATCAATGTTCCCCGTAATCACCTCTATGTTTTCCACTTTCAGCTTATAGAAGTTCTGGCGGGCATAGCGCGCAGTTTCTGGACAGCCTTCAAAGGTGTACACACTGCCCGAGGGAGCCGCTTTGGCAAGATACAAGGTGGAAAGACCGAGAGAAGTACCCAGTTCCAGCACGGTGGCAGGTTGAAAATGCTGTACGAGCCTGTAGAAAAGCTTTCCGAACTTTTCAGGTTTTTCAGCATTGCGGGCAATGTCGCGCACCTTCCGGCGATTGGATTTATTGACCCTTGATCCCGCACCAAGGTCCCGCACCTCAATTTCCAGTGTACAGTGCAGGAGCTCGTTTCGGAATGATTTTAATAAAGTGAAATCGGGCAGGTCAGCCTTTTTGTTTCGGATTACCCTGGTATACAGTTCAAAAAGAAACGGGGAATGAATGGAATGCTCATTTCCGGCTCTCCAAAGGTACTTAAGGTAAGACGCAATCAAATTTCTAAGGGGTTAATGGAGCAGACAAACAGCGGCAAACAAGGATCAGTTGAGGCGGTAAGGAGCTACGAGGGAAAATGCAGGGATAATCACCTTGAAGTGCCGTCCGTCAATGACGCGTTCCATCAGGTAAGTGCCGGACATTTTGCCCATATCCGTCCGAAGGTTGCAGCCCGATACATAGTCATGTACCTCGCCAGGTTCCAGGATAGGTTGCAGGCCCACAATGCCTGCACCTTCTACTTCCCGCACGGTTCCGTTGGCGTCGTAAATGTGCCAGTGGCGCCGCAGCAACTTGACGGTATGCTCGCTATGGTTTTCGATGAGGATTTTATAAGTAAAAACGTAATGGTCCTGGGCCGGGTTGGAGTAATCCGGCTGAAACTCTGTCATTACAGTGACTTTCACACCATCCGTAACTTTGGAAACCATAAAAAATAAGGATGTCTGGTGAGGTAATAACGTGAAAAACAAGCTTTTGGAAGCCAAAATCAATTTTCCGTCCTGACGAAAATAGTAATCAATCGGGGACAAACCAAAACAAAGTCATTTAATTTAGGATCAAAACACAAATCAATTATGGACGTTAAGATTGAGCAGTCCTGGAAGGAAAGACTATCAGGCGAATTCGAAAAACCTTACT harbors:
- a CDS encoding O-methyltransferase, with the protein product MIASYLKYLWRAGNEHSIHSPFLFELYTRVIRNKKADLPDFTLLKSFRNELLHCTLEIEVRDLGAGSRVNKSNRRKVRDIARNAEKPEKFGKLFYRLVQHFQPATVLELGTSLGLSTLYLAKAAPSGSVYTFEGCPETARYARQNFYKLKVENIEVITGNIDETLPAFLAGTPKPLDFAYFDANHRFEPTVRYFEQCLPHAHNDSVFIFDDIYWSAEMTQAWEQIKKHPSVTLTVDLFWIGLVFFRKEQVKENFVLRF
- the apaG gene encoding Co2+/Mg2+ efflux protein ApaG; translation: MVSKVTDGVKVTVMTEFQPDYSNPAQDHYVFTYKILIENHSEHTVKLLRRHWHIYDANGTVREVEGAGIVGLQPILEPGEVHDYVSGCNLRTDMGKMSGTYLMERVIDGRHFKVIIPAFSLVAPYRLN